The Echinicola jeungdonensis genomic sequence TATGAATATTTTATGGGAAGATGGAGTTCGTTAATGGCCATTAAATTTTTGCGATGGCTTGATATTCCTTCCCATAAGAACTGGCTCGATATTGGTTGTGGAACGGGGGCCTTGAGCCAGGCCATTGAAAATTATGAGAGCCCCTCAAGCTTATCAGGTATAGATACATCCATCGGATACATTGAAAAAGCGAAGCAAAGGGTTTCAATGAACCGGGATTTTAAAGTCGGTAATGTTGATGATTTGCCATTTGATGATCAAAGATTTGATGTCGTAGTATCGGGGCTTGCACTAAACTTCTTCCCTGATATAGAGAATGCTTTATTGGAATGAAAAGAGTAACCAGGCCAGGGGGAGTTATTGCAGCTTACGTATGGGATTATGCTGAAAAAATGGAATTCTTAAGATATTTTTGGGATGCTTCCTGCCAAATTGATTCATCCTC encodes the following:
- a CDS encoding class I SAM-dependent methyltransferase, with translation MTQIKDEWNDGDSYEYFMGRWSSLMAIKFLRWLDIPSHKNWLDIGCGTGALSQAIENYESPSSLSGIDTSIGYIEKAKQRVSMNRDFKVGNVDDLPFDDQRFDVVVSGLALNFFPDIENALLE